TTTACTTGTAAGTAATTTGCGAACTCTTTCTGATAGTGTGCTACATCATATTGTGCAAGTTTGCCTTAAATTGTATTATTCATATTTGTATTGCCAATAAAATCGGTCTTTTTTACCAAGTTTTTACTAATGTGATGATTTTTTACGAATGTGATAATAGggcggtgaacacttaacaccaCGAGCGtaacggttcacctggtgttaagttcaccgccgaccacattctcttgcaacaccaaaggaatcacaggagtgttgccggcctttaaggaagctgtaCGCGTTTATTCGAggatacccatgtcgtttcgtcccggaaacaccgcacaaggaagttcattccacagctttgtagtaagtggaagaaagctccttgaaatgcgcactgtggaggaccgccacacatccagatggcggggatgatatcctaacttgtcgcCACAAGACTAGACACAATCCTAACTTgatgtgcgaaggtggaattcggcggcggaaatcaggttaaacaactcttcggaacactcctcgtgataaatacggtagaagacacacaatgaagtgacgtctctacgcaatgccaagtgaaccagccgttcacagagcactgggtctccgacaattcgagctgctctgcgttgcacgcggtcaaatggatcgagctgttactaataatactgctactaataaTACTGTAATACTCCATGTTTGGCCGGGCCTGCGCTTAAATTTACAACCGAtatccaaaatatttatttgtgaatAGTTCAACACAGGTAACTCAATGGGTATATAGGTAGGGTAGGGCGGGGCTAGTTGAGCAATTTTTCACTTAAGCGGCTATAGCTCCTCAACGATAACTCTTAATGGCTTTTTCTGCACACCGATGAATTACTTATGTTCTCCTCTGGCGACGCTTTCTTTTCGCTATTTGAATTTTTCTGTGTGCGGTGTAAAGTTTCCGAGATATTTCGATTGCCCAACTTGCCCCTATGCTCAACTAGCCCCGCCCTTCCCTACTTAGCCGTCAGAATGACACATTATGCATAAATATTAGCCAACGAAAAATGAGCAATGCAAGCCAAGCCGGCATCGAACCCACAATCCGTTCCTCAAAAGACACACGCTATACGACTCGAGGAATGAGCTCACCAAAtcaaattttacattaaaaaaatatgttctaaCACCATTAAATAATCAAGCCAAATGTTGAGTCACGGCGAAAATCTTATTGTTTACTAAAACAATGATGATTTACCTACTTACATGAATATGCAAAACAGGAGCCTTGCAGTATACTTTGAAGAACTCATAATGAAAATCGACCGACTTACATGAAGAGAAAAACACAATCACTTTCAACTTTTTCGCTTTCTTCAACATTTTATACAACCAGGATATTCTTCTTTCAAGGGGACATGtgaaataactgtaataagtgAAAAACCATATAAGTAGACGATAAAATACCACCTATTGTGGCTTATATAATATGAGTAACAGGCTTAAGGTATACAAGTTAAGTTACATCAAATAGAAGTAGTACAACGTATTTACATATCACTACTAGTGTAAGATACAAATAGTGGGTCAATCTTTGTTGTGTCACTAAAACACTATGTTatgtccaatttgacaggagactaacgGACACTAAATTGTATCAAAACGGTTTCATGCTTTCATCCATTCCCTCTCTTTCTCCAGCTTGATTTTTATGGAAGCATAGTAATCTCTCTATTTAcgcagggttcgtctattacgctagtatactaagttatGCTTCAGTGGCCGAGTTTAGTCACTATCCCCAGTGCAAGTTACTTACttcacaaatattaatatttagggCTCTCTGAGAGCCAAAACCTTTACTATTTCTCTTCAATCTGGTCATCATATAccaaaataattatctaaatgcgTTAACTAGATCCACAGGGTGTGCATCAACAAACCTGTTTCGCTTTATAGTACCTAGATATTAATATAGATTTCTGCAAACAGGAGTGGATTATTGGGTTACGGTTTGAAGTGTGATATCCCATCTTACGTCTCCCGGTGACGGCCAGATTGTGATAGAATCGTGGTCGCATTAGGTACATTTATCTAATGCGATATTAGCGATGCGTGAGCAGACTGCTGTTAAAGATCAGGTCAGATGATCTCCTCACTTCGTCAGTAACTACCATGAATAATAATTAGGAACAAGGAAAATAAAATCCAGAAACACACCACAAATATCATCCAGTTGTCACGAGATATGTGTTCTCGTTCTTGCACAGTGAGGTTTCAAGATTTTGTGAAAGTGGGAAAAAGTGCCTTCCGCAGTGTTTTCTGGACAGTATGCAGTACATTATGATTATCTTTAACTACACTAGATATATTAAAGGTAtctattactttttaaaaagaGTAAAAAGTGAAAGTTTCTGGCGTACCTACGATGGCGGTGTGCAATGGAAAATATATTTCCCTTCTGACAACAGGATCAAGATAGCACAacaatttgtttatgattaatGAGGCATCACCCTCAATATCTTAATTGTGCCATCATAAGGGTAGTAAAACCCAGTATTACTTACCCTTGCTTAAGGCCTGTTACTGTAGCCTGTTTTTCATCCTTAATGGCAATTAGGACAGGGTTACGTCTTAATGCTAATTTGGCAAGATTTTTAACTTTGTCGTCAATTGTAGCACTAAACAAACCAGTTTGTCGGTCTTCTGAAAAACAAAGGTATTCAACTATTGATATGACTTAAGATTCTGGTATACTTTTACATTTGACATATGATTCTTGTGATATTtctcattatatttatatattatatatatttatagtaatcGCTTAGTTGTTAACTCATAAACATCCCCACCGAGGGACTCAAGCCTACCCTGTACGTGATCCAAATTTAAGACAGCCATTCTGGCCCAGTGTGATTTGGGTTAAATACTCCCACAACTTGTAACTTATTAACAGTTGTATATAGGTTTCTTCGCAATGCTTTGAAGATAAGAGCGCCGAATAAACTTATCTATAAATTCGAAAACACATTCGAACTTATATTGAACTGGCGCCTTCGGGATGAGAAATAACTGTCTAAGCCTATGCACAAAGGACGTTCTAAAACATTGAAACGAGAATTTGAGTGAGGCTCCATTGTGACCCCTGCTAGCGCATGAGTTCAGCTCTGCGTACCTTCGTAGGTGTCGAAATCGAGGCTATTAATTAGAGACAGTGTGCCCGTGCTTTGCCATAACTTTTTAGAAGAGTATCCGAGGAAGCGTGGATCCGCAGAGGATCTCGTTCTAACAACCTACACTGCCTTATTTCAAGAAGACTATTTTGGATGCAGTAGTGATTAAAAATGTGCGTAGAAcctaagaatatgtaatagtacaagaacaaaagtctcactccgcaaaatcaattaaggaAATACAGACTCTTGTGGTCAaataataaggtgtaattcagatcgcacagcgctattaatctacatttttatacctagaagttgcctctcttttcatcgcgtgactcttacctcttctggcgacattagggttgtctttTTTTTTCCTAAAACTGTACGTACCTAGCATTAGGtcaacttataaaaatagctcagttttttctatagtataaataggtatgtaatcgtaattttaaatcaatattctttcgttgtcaaaccttgGAAGACCACGTAGTCATAcctaggaaataaataggtagctatcataaatggtaatttcattataattataataatcactttaaattagattgtctCAGCGTCTTTAGGAGGATCTCATTGACCTTTAAAGCtatgctttttttatatttctccatttttaaatgaTCAATAAGACCGGTGAAGTAGGTGACGAAGAGAGCTCGCGCGTACGTCACTGTTCGCTCGTGAGTCCTTACTTGATAGcctctctgtagaggccgccgcgcgTAGGTACTTGTAATTTCGATACCCACAGGgagagtgagacaggcctggtaGAACATAAGACAAGCTTGTTATCTCTCTATATCTAATTGATCTATATAAAGAGGTTGAGGTTTATTGTTTTTCACAAcatttttagaaataatttatagtgattagataaattatttggaATGGCTTTGAAACCATCACTATTATAACTATACTCACTGGGCAAATGCATGATTATTCGCGCAATATGCTTCTCAAAACCGGCCTCAAGTAACTTATCAGCTTCAtccaatattaaatatttcaagttaTCACAGTGAAAGTCCTTTGTATTATCCAAGTGGTCCAACAAACGACCGGGTGTGCCAACAATTATATTAACacctaaaacataaatatgaacCATCAACCTTAAAGTAgcccaccattttttttttaaatataggatGAGACAAATGGCCAGAATGACCACATGatgaaatatgaaaaaacaGCCGCAGGCCAAGAGATAATaacatcccttttcttcttactttatgccattcccgtttcataaagattctttacaaatttatttcccgcaataatattaaattgtaatttctatcctccatactttctacgcttctattaggcacatattcccgcttacattcacacatttcttccttaaacttagattagatactaacaaggtagttaatattatgggtgtttataactaaccgtactaactcttgttgcctattcttcagttcacaaaaaaaaaccacagctatttcaaccgatcatttccttttaaaccAGCTCTTTacatacttcaatcagctaaattaaaataaaaaatctctccaccttgacgttggccgaatcgtcgacattcagtcgacggagccagttaactaaaaaaaaagggCATTTTGACGTATTGTCCGATTTATCAACATGCCTCACATATCTGAGTAACCCCAAAAAATCAACCCGATCGGAAACTACTTGATTGGTCGATTATTCGAGCTACTTTTTGTTGTACTTTGCGATCAAATAGAAGGAGTTGCTGAAGAGTTCCTACCCAGAAGTGGGGACACTACATTTCTTCAGGCCGGATTCCTTATTTTGTGTAACTGCTAGTGGTGGTGAAACACTATCTGAACTTACTGAGCATACCTTTTTACTCCATTCTCAACCAAGAATGCAGGCTTTACTACTTAGGGAAGTTTTCTCCAATTGAGCAGATTCAACCAAGGGGGACTTTTATCAGTGAATACAAAAACCTCAATTCTTTGTGTTATCATGGcctaattttaacaaaaactaTTCAGATACTTTGTATAAGACagtatcaattttatttcaattctaatatatttttattatacctaacacaaatcaaataaaaaataaatttttttcgtGGGTAAATTaacttgaaatatatatttttttatactacagctcattcggaaggcagatttcctcagagaagaatgagcaTGAAACTCTTAAGGTTTCTCTTTTGCTCTTTTAAAATAGATTGTTTCAAattcagtaaaaaaatatatttacaaaaaccaAACAAGAGGCTGGAAATGACAGTTCACTGGAATTGATGTGTTGTGTTGATTTAAGTCATTGAAGAAACATATGGTTTCTTGCTGAATCTGTTTTTGTTAGAATACTTTGGAATAATAAATTCTACATTCTTCAAGTCATAATCAAAATTATGTGTGTTATCTTAATGGTGTGTTTCTGGTGTTAAAAGAATGCATGGGTTCACTAAccatatgtattttataaaactaaaaaaaaaaatcaacagcaataattatatacacatattatgcAGATTATAAATGTTTCCCCGAGTTGCAACCATTTACTCAGTGGCTTGCACGGCTGATACATTTCTTCCATATTGCataaaaatccaaatatttttattcaaaataggattaataTCATATATGTATTACTTATTGAATGTCTAACTACCCATTCGagaatttatgcctcagacctgagaagaacctGTGCAACCAGCTCAGCGGAATATctttacaatcaaatttatgatttaaataaccTGAGGGATGTCACTTTATTCCTAATCTATGAtacaagaaagtcatttatgttatagtaagctttaccatataaaaatcaatttttcggaatttcattaagaaattcaaacattttctaTGATGATGTTGCAaagcatatataatatatagagaccggattatatgcattTGCATAATATTTAAGCCATCATCAATGCTTATTGCATATTTTCCGGATTCAGCGGCTATGTTTtgatgcaataaaataatagttttattaataggTCCCAGTTTCAAATATTGCCCAGTTACCAGTGGCTCTAGGAGTGGGAGATTATAGGTatcacaatggcgcctatttctgccgtaaagcagtgatgtgtaagcattattgtgtttcgatatgaattgcaccgtagctagtgaaattactgggcaaaggagacttaacatcttatgtctcgaggtgacgagcgcaattgtagtataacttagaatttttggagaAGTTTTTCGAGAATCATAagtggcacttcattgtaatgggcagggcgtataaattaccatcagctgaacgtcctgctcgtctagtctcttactgtaataaataaaaagttaccTCAGTGGGTGTGGAGTTAggagttattaaaatatttagaatgATTGACGATACAATCTTACTATGGAACATTTGGAAGACAAGTATTCttgtatttacaaaaatatttaataatgttacacATAATTGTCTATCAATGGATAGTTGCACTAATTTTATGctgattttgaaataaaaaaaacaaacttattttttttctctttgttcctagaacttatcatttaatgtTGCATATTCTGTCAGTTTTCGTGCATATAGTTTTCAAACATTATTCATGCATATTTTAAGCTTTTTATGTTGCATATAATCTGGTCTCTAATAATGTATAACGCCACATAAacttaaccaagtagtaggcattattagattaaagtttatatttattcctgtagttaacattataattatcagtaaaaaaaaatcacttatgtgcctatgtaggTACATGtacaacattatcaagaatatataaaggggcaaaagttaaaattattctttctttAAATTCTTCTCTTTATCACTTATTCTAAGCACTTCTTGTCCTGGAATAGGTGTACCCTTTCCAACACTTCCAGCCAATCTTATTTGTTCAACCCAGCAAATAATTTCATCTACACATTCACCATTACATTACCATAAACCATTTCAAGGAAGCAGCCTTCATAGTTTCGTTTAAAAACacttggatgtgtggcggtcctccacagtgcggttttcaaggagctttcttccacatactacaaagctgtggattgagcttccttgtgcggtgtttccgggacgcaCGCACAAAAAAACGCAAAAAAAGCATgcaccttacttaaaggccagcaacactcttgtgattcccctgtcgttgcaagagaatgtggggggcggtgatcacttaacatcaggtgacacgtacactcgtttgtcctcctattccataaaaaaaaacattaaaattggaTAAATAAATGCCTTACCTTTTTGCAGAGATGATAAttcctttaattttttaacTCCACCAACAATCAAACTATGTGTTAGATCTATATCCTCTAGAAATTTTCttagaattttatatgtttgtaaaGCTAACTCTCTTGTTGGGGAAATGATAATACATCCAACTcctgaaacataaaaaaaaacttatacttGTGCAATAATAtcccaattattattattccacaCTTTTATTCACCGAAGTGTGTGAGAGAATCTATTATTGTTATGCATATTTATGCATCCTCGTGTGAAAAGATTACAGTAAATacatttgtgaaaaaaatacaaagtttataCTGCTATCAAAGTACTTGGCGTAAGTAGATCAatctatattcaaattcaaatatttctattccaaataggatttaaaatcacttattgaacatcaaaaactaccacccattcaaaagagactgcctcaggcctgagaagaatgggcgcaagaaactcagcgggcttttttttaaatataaaatatggatttcaatgtgatatcatacaataaacatttataattaaagagactGAAGGTGtttgctttattcccagtccgtggtgtcattaagaaattgttaatgctatagtaacctttcccacacaaacattttttaacaattcttttaaattttgtaacacatttattttatacattttctgggatcatattgtagaagcatatacatcgacaacaaaagacttactaacttgacccaaccgagtagtaggcataacaagtttatgtttgtttgttataatattGTAGTCTATATCTATAGCAgtacatcttccctactagtaTTGTTCACAAAGCTGTAGTGTGAGATGTATGTAGGTATGTTGACAACACATCTACaagtaaatcttatatattgatattatttaatagcttggaTAACATTAAATTTAGTACCTTTTTACTAATGAGTTACCAACCCATCAAATATAAACATGTACACCTACCCACCcacattaaagaaaataatgatattgaaaacattttgAATGGAACTACAATTTTACCAACCAAGTAAATGAATATACTAATTATGAGTGTATACCAAGTATTACAAATAGGTACCTGGATATTAAGGAGTTGCCCATGTCCAATGAGTACCTTGAAACATTCTTTTCAAAGGCTctacttatttcaaaatttatttatggtgtttATTGGTATAACTGTTGGTtcaaaaccttaaaaaattgtaatgatGCTAACACTTTTCTACTAATATACACTTTTGTAAAAGGCCAGCACCATTACGTGACCCATACCCATTTTTttcacttatataatataaaagttcaaaAGTAAGGCTTACCAAACTTTTTATTCACATTATGTTTGAGCAGGCAATCTACTATTGGTATAAGAAATGCTAAGGTTTTACCACTTCCTGTTTTGGCAGCACCAATTACATCTGCTCCGTACAACATATGAGGCAAAACTTTGGCTTGAATTTCTGTAGGCTTCTCAAATCCCATCTTCTCTAGAGATTGTAGTATTCTATCGCCAACCTTTCcttttagcattaaaaaatttgaatttgttattaGGTAATCTATTTCCATCTTgatgtttaattatattaactaacaatattttaggCTTTTATCACATTCACATcactaatttcaattttaattaaactaataataacCACTAAAcaccataaatattattatttggaaattcTACTTTTTTGACAgttatcagattttttttatatatatttaagcattggtaacaagaccatcagcaaaccaaaatacaaaattaaatataagaagaatatttaaatcattttcaatTAAGGTTAAGAAAAACCCCGATTATATTTCAAGCATCAAAAATTTAAGCATGAATGCTTCGTGATTAGAATTTTCACACTAgcgtttaaattctctttggttcaCACCAGCTCACAGTTTGAGTCTGAAACAAAATACATAGTTATGGtcagaaattgaaaaaaataagagtacaaaaggtttatattatttaggtattataatatcttgttcattttatcaatattttatgacaGCCAATGCCCTTGAAGTTTCGTTAAAATTTCATACaagtaatattattgtatttaatggACGGGTACCACCAGGCTAGCGAATCTCTTTGAGAAAAAAGCGAATCcatcgattgtatgaaacgtgcagtcattggaaattgacagatgatggctataatcttCTAAAAAGGAGAAATCCGAAATCCACGACGTTTTATGCAACTGATAGcattcaaacttagccggattttaCTTCGTGGCCCATCGGGAtaaaaaactagtagaagtcGTATCATGTCTTTTTACTAAGTCGCCAAACTCACAGATTCATCTAttaaactagtggacccaacagacgttgtcctgtacacacgtcttaaatttgaaaaatctgtccagccgttaggaggagttcactaacatacacatgagcaggagaattatattatatggacgtaattgagaatctaaaccaatctcaaattcactgaaacaaacaaaaagtcatcaaaatcggtccagccgtttaggaggtagtttaattgggaatctaaaccattcttgaatccacccgaagacacacatcaatcacaaattcactggaacacacaaaaatctcatcaaaatcggtccagccgttcaggaggtagttcaattgtgaatctaaaccattctcgaatccacctgaagatactcagaaagtttcaataaaatcggtccagccgtctaggaggagttcagtgacatacacacgcacacaagaattatgtATAAAGatatgtaatacacacactaAATTATTcctgctttatttatttatttattagcatcgccaacacaataatcactagccaattacattaaatataaatctaaataagtctaagtctaagtgttattgcacttacaggcaacgaccacatgcaagtataacatacataatttttgaattttatcaacaaaagaactaatactaagatacaatataatacaatcttattatataaaagatacattacaattataaataaaaacgaagaaaactaattttatttaaatacggcagaactaaaatattacaataaatgaataatttttgttgaGCAGCAAATTATATTCCTGTCTAGCAACATATCAATTTCTGAAGTTTATACCGAAAAGCAGAGagcttatcattaaaaatgCCTATAGTTCGATCAACTTTCGGAAGGCTATTATAAGTGCGAACAATTCTATTAAGAGTACGAAAGTGATCTAGGTTAGACTTTGCAGTATTTGTTGAAAATGTATCATGTTTGCTAATTAACGAGAGAATTTCGGGGCAGTCAATTCCActgttaacaattttatataaaaagagacAATCCAATATATTCCTCCTATCAGTCAGTGTGTGCATCTTAAAATATCGCAAACGTTCTGAGTAGTTTTCTAGTAGAATGCATAGATTTAATTGATAAGAAAGATGCCATATAAAacgtttttggattttttctaatctacttttatatatttggtaGTGAGGACTCCATACTACAGAACAATACTCTAAGATACTGCGAACAAATgcattataaattgttattttagcaTGATAAGAATTAAATTCTTTGCAATTCTTAATGACAAAACCTAATGTTTTTAATGCTTTGTTAGCGATGGTATCTATGTGTTTATAGAATTTCAGCTCTCTGTCTAATGTTACGCCTAAATCGCGAATAAAGTCCACTTGAGTTAATACCGTtccattgattttatacaaagaatctaaattgatttattttcgtGAGAACTTCATCACCACACATTTTGAGGTATTTAGAGTGATTCTATTATAATTACACCAGTCTACCAATCTGTTTAAATCTTCTTGTACTAAAATAGAATCTTGAGGAGATTTTATAGGtctaaaaaatttcaaatcgtcagcaaataaataatatgtggaATTCAAAAAACATTCACCAATGACgcttatgaaaatattaaagagaAGGGGGCCTAAATGAGATCCCTGTGGAACACCAGACGTCGCCTCAAAGGACGCAGATGTGAAACCATTAACCACAACTCTGCACGTGCGACTAGAAAGATATGATCTAAACCATTCAAGAACAGTTCCATATATTCCATTCCTTGAAAGCTTATTTAATAAGATACTGTGCTCTACCCTGTCAAATGCCTTCTGGAAGTCGGTATAAATAGCGTCAGCACAAAATCTATTATCATGACT
The window above is part of the Leptidea sinapis chromosome 8, ilLepSina1.1, whole genome shotgun sequence genome. Proteins encoded here:
- the LOC126965792 gene encoding ATP-dependent RNA helicase DDX18-like isoform X1, coding for MEIDYLITNSNFLMLKGKVGDRILQSLEKMGFEKPTEIQAKVLPHMLYGADVIGAAKTGSGKTLAFLIPIVDCLLKHNVNKKFGVGCIIISPTRELALQTYKILRKFLEDIDLTHSLIVGGVKKLKELSSLQKGVNIIVGTPGRLLDHLDNTKDFHCDNLKYLILDEADKLLEAGFEKHIARIIMHLPKDRQTGLFSATIDDKVKNLAKLALRRNPVLIAIKDEKQATVTGLKQGYFTCPLERRISWLYKMLKKAKKLKVIVFFSSCKSVDFHYEFFKVYCKAPVLHIHGKLSQARRKETFESFVEATCGVLFCTDIAARGLDIPSVDWVVQFDPPTDVKEYIHRVGRTARGLQNTGNAVILLRPEEECFVEFLKIEKVFLDKYTFETPTEAVQTMLEDVIENNGVMKSLARKAYLSYIRCYTKHKLKSVFNIENMDLALAAKAFGFLKQPDIDFLSTKDKKRSR